GCAAAAGACCGCATGATGACTTGATCGACGCGCTCCAGCAAATGAACGTGAAAATCGAGCACAACAACGGCAAGCTTCCGATCCGGATATTCGGCGGAGCGCCGAAAGGCGGGCACATCCGTGTCTCTGGAGAAGTGAGCTCTCAATATTTAAGCTCCCTGTTGTTCATGACTCCGCTATTGGAAGAAGATTCGGAGATTGAAGTGACCGGCGATCTGAAGTCCAAGGTTGTCGTGGGACAAACGCTGGAGGTGCTGGAGCAGGCAGGCATTCAGGTGGAAGCTGCCGCTGACCTGAGCCGCTTCCGGGTTGCCGGCCGGCAAAGCTATCGCGCCCAGCAATACGCGGTTCAGGGAGACTATCCGGGCTCTGCTGCCATATTGGCGGCCGCAGCCGTGACTCGCTCCGATGTCAAGCTGCACCGTCTATCGGAGACAAGCAAGCAGGGAGAGCGTGCCGCAGTCGATGTGCTTCGCGCGATGGGCGTGCCGCTGACGCATGAGCAGCAAATCGTCCATGTGCAAGGAAACACCAGGCTCAAGGCTGTCGAATTTGACGGGGATGCCTTTACGGATGCCGTGTTGGCCATGGTGGCCGCAGCCGTTTTCGCAGAAGGGACATCGCGTTTCTATAATGTCGAGAATTTAAGATACAAGGAATGTGACAGAATAACCGACTATTTGCGCGAGCTTAAGAAAGCCGGCGCGGATGTGGAAGAGCGTCAGGATGAGATTATTGTTCACGGCAAGCCTGAAGGGGTAGAAGGCGGCGTGGAGATCGACGCGCACTATGATCATCGGGTCATTATGGCGCTGTCAGTCGTAGGCTTGCGTTCTCGGAAAGGGTTGGTCATTCGCGACGCGCATCATGTTGCGAAGTCTTACCCGCAGTATTTCGAGCATTTGTCCTCAATCGGCGCCCGAATCGAGTTGGAATAGGCAGGAGAGCATTAGCCAGAACAGCATGGGAATGGGATGGTGGGAATGCGGACAATTTCGGTCATCAAATGGATATCGACTACTATGCTCATTGCAGGATTGATGTTTACGAGTGCCGTATTTACTGTTCTCGTTTATGGGAAAATAACAGGGCAGATCGGGTATGGGGAAACGCCTGTCCATGCGCATGAACAACCCGTACAGGCAGCCGGCGGGGCCGACCCGGAGGAAATCGAGGAGGATACCGCCAACCAAGAGCCGGATGAACAGCCGCTTCCGGCAAAAGCCATGCTGGATGCCCCT
The nucleotide sequence above comes from Xylanibacillus composti. Encoded proteins:
- the aroA gene encoding 3-phosphoshikimate 1-carboxyvinyltransferase, whose translation is MKAIVHPTNELKGEIQALSSKNYTTRYMLAAALAQGESTLLYPAHSEDSDAMRRCLRDLGAELHEEGHRLQIRGFGRNPAPVQQLNVSNAGAVLRFLMSVAAFCPDVTFVNTYPDSLGKRPHDDLIDALQQMNVKIEHNNGKLPIRIFGGAPKGGHIRVSGEVSSQYLSSLLFMTPLLEEDSEIEVTGDLKSKVVVGQTLEVLEQAGIQVEAAADLSRFRVAGRQSYRAQQYAVQGDYPGSAAILAAAAVTRSDVKLHRLSETSKQGERAAVDVLRAMGVPLTHEQQIVHVQGNTRLKAVEFDGDAFTDAVLAMVAAAVFAEGTSRFYNVENLRYKECDRITDYLRELKKAGADVEERQDEIIVHGKPEGVEGGVEIDAHYDHRVIMALSVVGLRSRKGLVIRDAHHVAKSYPQYFEHLSSIGARIELE